In a single window of the Planctomycetia bacterium genome:
- a CDS encoding SPFH domain-containing protein, whose amino-acid sequence MAPLIIFGVGIFFVLMMLASGFFTVEQQTKSIVERFGKFHRVAHPGLNFKVPLIDKVAGRITHRVRELEVKIESKTKDDVFVDLLIAVQFFVQENDEAVVAAHYKLMNPDRQISSYVFDTVRALVPEMPVDNVFAEKEKIALAVKERLEHVMQNFGYTMLQSLVNDIQPDQAVKLAMNQVNATARLREAAKNEAEAKKIRVIAEAEAEARAKELQGVGIARQRLAIARGLKESVDACAEAGISPEEATKMVLLTQHYDTVSSVGARSKATIMMIPYTPDGMSQVGDQITQALLTTHESNQPVDRHNDKNGGSPKSPQLPQPRHA is encoded by the coding sequence ATGGCCCCCCTCATCATCTTCGGTGTCGGTATCTTCTTCGTCCTGATGATGCTGGCCAGCGGTTTCTTCACCGTGGAGCAGCAGACCAAGTCCATCGTCGAGCGATTCGGGAAGTTCCACAGAGTCGCTCACCCGGGCCTCAACTTCAAAGTCCCGCTGATCGACAAGGTCGCCGGCCGCATCACCCACCGCGTGCGCGAGCTGGAGGTGAAGATCGAGAGCAAGACCAAGGACGACGTCTTCGTCGATCTGCTCATCGCCGTGCAGTTCTTCGTACAGGAGAATGACGAGGCGGTCGTCGCCGCTCATTACAAACTGATGAACCCCGATCGGCAGATCTCGTCATACGTGTTCGACACGGTCCGCGCCCTGGTGCCGGAGATGCCGGTCGACAACGTCTTCGCCGAAAAAGAGAAAATCGCCCTCGCCGTTAAGGAGCGGCTCGAGCATGTCATGCAGAACTTCGGCTACACCATGCTGCAGAGCCTGGTGAATGACATCCAGCCCGACCAGGCGGTCAAGCTTGCCATGAATCAGGTCAACGCCACTGCCCGGCTGCGCGAGGCCGCCAAGAACGAGGCCGAAGCCAAGAAAATCCGCGTCATCGCCGAGGCCGAAGCCGAAGCCCGCGCCAAGGAGTTGCAGGGTGTCGGTATCGCCCGGCAGCGACTCGCCATTGCCCGCGGTCTGAAAGAGTCGGTCGATGCCTGTGCTGAGGCCGGCATCTCGCCCGAGGAAGCAACCAAGATGGTCCTCCTCACCCAGCACTATGACACCGTCTCGTCGGTCGGCGCCCGCAGCAAGGCCACGATCATGATGATCCCCTACACCCCCGACGGCATGAGCCAGGTCGGTGATCAAATCACCCAGGCCCTGCTGACCACCCACGAGTCGAATCAGCCGGTCGATCGGCATAACGACAAGAACGGAGGCAGCCCGAAGTCGCCGCAATTGCCGCAGCCCCGGCACGCATAG
- a CDS encoding dicarboxylate/amino acid:cation symporter, with the protein MHLKLHHQILIAMLLGAGVGLPLNIYAGPKTLWTIPVPADFPPGSMEIPLDISTRLTEGGATIPADARLVKERAGRRWRIDGKREEYRLIKRGEELIAQSGGYWPRTVALYGKRVGDVFLRLLSMIVAPLILVSLVSGVTSSGSLQGLGRLGGRTLAFYISTSLIAIFTGILFFNLINPGRHTSLDLVEEAAESPTTVLVSEDRGIGEIIWNQLFNLIPSNPFAALSDPSNTSILGVIFFAILLGIFITVVGGEAGDLLTRVFSAAFKVMMRMTMFIIKLAPIGVLGYMLYAAAGKGLDVFVALGWYVLTVALGLSVHAFITLPLLLLLLARRSPWEYFKSVSPALLTAFSTASSNGTLPLTMNCVEKRAGISNRVTSFVLPLGATINMDGTALYEAAAVLFIGQVTGHELGISQQLIVAFTALLASIGAAGIPHAGTVMMVVVLRAVNLPLEGVGLILAVDRVLDMYRTAINVWSDSTACAVVARYERAAASP; encoded by the coding sequence ATGCACCTCAAGCTGCATCATCAAATCCTCATCGCCATGCTCCTCGGCGCAGGCGTCGGCCTGCCCCTCAACATCTACGCCGGACCGAAGACCCTGTGGACCATCCCCGTCCCCGCAGACTTCCCGCCGGGTTCAATGGAGATTCCCCTCGATATCTCAACGCGCCTGACCGAGGGAGGTGCAACGATTCCCGCCGATGCGCGCCTCGTCAAAGAGCGCGCCGGCCGCCGCTGGCGAATTGATGGTAAGCGCGAAGAGTACCGACTGATAAAACGCGGAGAAGAACTGATCGCTCAATCCGGCGGATATTGGCCCCGCACCGTCGCCCTCTACGGCAAGCGCGTCGGCGACGTCTTCCTGCGTCTGCTCTCCATGATCGTCGCCCCGCTCATTCTCGTCTCACTGGTATCGGGCGTGACCAGCAGCGGTAGTCTTCAGGGCCTCGGCCGCCTCGGTGGGCGCACCCTCGCCTTTTACATCAGCACGAGCCTCATCGCGATCTTCACCGGCATCCTCTTCTTCAACCTCATCAACCCCGGTCGACACACCAGCCTCGATCTCGTCGAAGAAGCCGCCGAGTCTCCCACGACCGTCCTTGTCTCCGAAGATCGGGGAATCGGCGAAATCATCTGGAACCAGCTCTTCAACCTCATCCCCTCAAACCCTTTCGCCGCCCTCTCCGACCCGTCAAACACCTCCATCCTCGGCGTCATCTTCTTCGCCATCCTCCTCGGCATCTTCATCACCGTTGTCGGCGGCGAAGCCGGCGATCTGCTGACGCGCGTCTTCTCCGCCGCATTCAAAGTCATGATGCGCATGACCATGTTCATCATCAAACTCGCCCCCATCGGCGTCCTCGGCTACATGCTCTACGCAGCCGCCGGCAAGGGCCTCGATGTCTTCGTGGCCCTTGGCTGGTACGTCCTGACCGTCGCCCTCGGCCTCAGCGTCCACGCCTTCATCACCCTTCCGCTCTTGCTCCTCTTGCTCGCCCGACGCTCGCCGTGGGAATACTTCAAATCCGTCTCGCCCGCCCTCCTCACCGCCTTCAGCACCGCCAGCAGCAACGGCACCCTCCCGCTCACCATGAACTGCGTCGAAAAACGCGCCGGCATCAGCAACCGCGTCACCTCGTTCGTCCTCCCCCTCGGCGCCACCATCAACATGGACGGCACCGCGCTCTACGAAGCCGCCGCCGTCCTCTTCATCGGCCAGGTCACCGGCCACGAACTCGGAATCAGCCAGCAGCTCATCGTCGCATTCACCGCACTGCTCGCCAGCATCGGCGCGGCAGGCATCCCCCATGCCGGAACCGTCATGATGGTCGTCGTCCTCAGAGCCGTGAACCTTCCCCTCGAAGGCGTCGGCCTCATCCTCGCCGTCGATCGCGTCCTCGATATGTACCGCACAGCCATCAACGTCTGGAGCGACTCCACCGCCTGCGCCGTCGTCGCCCGATACGAACGCGCGGCGGCATCCCCATAG
- a CDS encoding dicarboxylate/amino acid:cation symporter has protein sequence MSTADDSLQSPPMRRLRLHHYIIFAMLLGAGVGLPLNYLAEKGRVPVEWPRNIAFYGKSVGDLFIRLLSMTIVPLIVTSMVSGVSGTGSLKGLGRIGARTLAYFMGTTVLAIILSLILFNTIRPGVGADLDALRSGAETVTPPAIDTSGGVGNAVWNLLLNIIPTNPFAVMADPTNRSILGVIFFSLLFGIFITVVGGEAGQLLSRVFSAAFEVMMKLTMAVIWTAPVGVCGFMLYASAGRGLAVFVPLGWWVFTVFIGLFIHTVIFLPICVWLFARRSPWEFFKACQPAILMAFSTSSSNATLPVTMTSIEQRAGISNRISSFVLPLGATINMNGTALYETAAALFIAQAYGIHLSLIDQAVVALTALLAAVGSAGIPHAGIVMMAVVFGAVGLPLDGIGLILAVDRVLDMCRTVTNVWGDMTACAVVARYESDPI, from the coding sequence ATGTCCACGGCCGACGATTCGCTACAATCCCCGCCCATGCGCCGCCTCCGGCTCCACCACTACATCATCTTCGCCATGCTCCTCGGCGCCGGCGTCGGCCTGCCGCTTAACTATCTCGCCGAAAAAGGCCGCGTGCCCGTCGAGTGGCCTCGCAACATCGCCTTCTACGGTAAGAGCGTCGGCGATCTCTTCATCCGCCTCCTCTCCATGACCATCGTCCCACTGATCGTCACGTCAATGGTCTCCGGCGTCTCCGGCACCGGAAGTCTCAAGGGCCTCGGTCGCATCGGCGCCCGCACCCTCGCCTACTTCATGGGCACGACGGTCCTCGCCATTATCCTGAGCCTCATCTTGTTCAACACCATCCGTCCCGGCGTCGGCGCAGACTTGGACGCCCTCCGATCGGGTGCCGAGACAGTAACACCGCCCGCGATCGACACCTCCGGCGGTGTCGGCAATGCCGTGTGGAACCTCCTCCTGAACATCATCCCCACCAATCCATTCGCCGTCATGGCCGATCCCACCAATCGCTCCATCCTCGGCGTCATCTTCTTCTCGCTGCTCTTCGGCATCTTCATCACCGTCGTCGGCGGCGAGGCCGGGCAATTGCTCTCGCGCGTTTTCTCCGCTGCCTTCGAAGTCATGATGAAGCTCACCATGGCCGTCATCTGGACCGCCCCCGTCGGCGTCTGCGGGTTCATGCTCTACGCATCCGCCGGACGAGGCCTGGCCGTCTTCGTGCCCCTGGGCTGGTGGGTATTCACCGTCTTCATCGGCCTCTTCATACACACGGTCATCTTCCTGCCGATTTGCGTGTGGCTTTTCGCCCGTCGAAGTCCCTGGGAGTTCTTCAAAGCCTGCCAGCCCGCCATCCTGATGGCCTTCAGCACCTCCAGCAGCAATGCCACTCTTCCCGTCACCATGACCAGCATCGAACAGCGCGCCGGCATCTCCAACCGAATCAGCTCTTTCGTCCTTCCCCTCGGCGCGACCATCAACATGAACGGAACCGCCCTCTACGAAACCGCCGCAGCCCTCTTCATCGCCCAGGCATACGGCATCCATCTCTCCCTCATCGATCAGGCCGTCGTCGCCCTGACCGCGCTTCTCGCCGCCGTCGGCTCGGCCGGCATCCCCCACGCCGGCATCGTTATGATGGCCGTCGTCTTCGGCGCCGTCGGCCTCCCACTCGACGGCATCGGACTTATCCTCGCGGTCGATCGCGTCCTCGACATGTGTCGGACCGTCACCAACGTCTGGGGCGACATGACCGCCTGCGCCGTCGTCGCCCGATACGAGTCCGACCCCATTTAG